A genomic segment from Kineococcus rhizosphaerae encodes:
- a CDS encoding acyl-CoA dehydrogenase has product MSSVLSTPSPPATVPPAVEAALDVARRLTREVPLPASGRTRRRWQVLATLAEQDLTVARVVEAHLDAVAVLAEAGLPVPEGSTWGVFAAEAPDAVLESSGGRLTGRKPWCSLAGVLTHALVTAHTPAGRRLFAVDLRGPGVHVEEGAWHSRGLVDVPSGPVRFEAVTAEPVGEAGWYLRRPGFAHGGIGVAACWFGGAAGVAGPLLRSAKDDPLTERSRGTVDLRLRSARLALDAAADDVDAGRATGTAGELLALRTRSIVAGAAEDVLTEVGHALGPAPLAFDAAHAARVADLTVYLRQHHADHDVAALGRAVGAAGREDTSWPW; this is encoded by the coding sequence GTGTCGTCCGTGTTGTCCACCCCGTCCCCGCCAGCGACCGTCCCGCCCGCCGTCGAGGCCGCGCTGGACGTCGCGCGACGGCTCACGCGCGAGGTCCCGCTCCCCGCGTCGGGCCGGACCCGCCGCCGCTGGCAGGTCCTGGCCACCCTCGCCGAGCAGGACCTGACGGTCGCCCGGGTCGTCGAGGCCCACCTCGACGCCGTCGCCGTCCTCGCCGAGGCCGGCCTTCCCGTCCCCGAGGGCTCCACGTGGGGCGTCTTCGCCGCCGAGGCCCCCGACGCGGTCCTGGAGTCCTCCGGCGGCCGGCTGACCGGCCGCAAACCCTGGTGCTCCCTGGCCGGCGTGCTCACCCACGCCCTCGTCACCGCCCACACCCCGGCAGGACGGCGTTTGTTCGCCGTCGACCTGCGCGGTCCCGGCGTCCACGTGGAGGAGGGCGCCTGGCACAGCCGGGGGCTCGTCGACGTCCCCAGCGGGCCGGTGCGCTTCGAGGCCGTGACGGCCGAACCCGTCGGGGAGGCGGGCTGGTACCTGCGTCGCCCGGGGTTCGCCCACGGCGGGATCGGGGTCGCCGCGTGCTGGTTCGGCGGCGCCGCCGGGGTGGCGGGGCCGTTGCTGCGCAGCGCGAAGGACGACCCGCTCACCGAACGCTCGCGCGGGACCGTCGACCTGCGGCTGCGCTCGGCCCGGCTCGCCCTCGACGCCGCCGCCGACGACGTGGACGCCGGACGGGCCACCGGCACCGCGGGTGAGCTCCTGGCCCTGCGCACCCGCTCGATCGTGGCCGGGGCCGCCGAGGACGTGCTGACCGAGGTCGGTCACGCGCTCGGCCCGGCACCCCTCGCGTTCGACGCGGCGCACGCCGCCCGCGTCGCCGACCTCACCGTCTACCTGCGCCAGCACCACGCCGACCACGACGTCGCCGCGCTCGGGCGCGCGGTGGGCGCCGCCGGGCGGGAGGACACCTCGTGGCCCTGGTGA
- a CDS encoding ATP-binding protein, which yields MCEWFPAAESTVVVDRSAARHARRFLDDHWCVEHASLLRPHAELLVSELVTEAVTHGTAPVVLRIECEGDDGVTIAVSDRDPNGPHFRTVGPDDAHTTNLVEVLSDEWGVRTRPGGKTVWSRLVV from the coding sequence ATGTGCGAGTGGTTCCCAGCAGCTGAGTCCACCGTCGTGGTGGACCGGTCCGCGGCCCGCCACGCGCGGCGCTTCCTCGACGACCACTGGTGCGTCGAGCACGCCTCCCTCCTGCGCCCGCACGCCGAGCTGCTCGTCAGCGAGCTCGTCACCGAGGCCGTCACCCACGGCACCGCGCCCGTCGTGCTGCGGATCGAGTGCGAGGGCGACGACGGCGTCACGATCGCCGTCAGCGACCGCGACCCCAACGGGCCCCACTTCCGCACCGTGGGGCCCGACGACGCCCACACCACGAACCTCGTGGAGGTCCTCAGCGACGAGTGGGGCGTGCGGACCCGCCCGGGCGGCAAGACGGTCTGGAGCCGGCTCGTGGTCTGA
- a CDS encoding STAS domain-containing protein, producing MSTPSPEPSSPRSPDLREDRPDGLVTVERDGDRVLVHLSGEIDDELRLDLDEAAARVGTLLRSRPRAGGDAVHVEATGVSFMDSAGAAFLARLAVLARPARVSVAPSRTVAFLLDVTALADVLDVTGDVIEDVTGDVTDPDGRAGF from the coding sequence GTGTCGACGCCGTCTCCGGAGCCTTCGTCCCCACGATCCCCCGACCTGCGCGAGGACCGTCCCGACGGGCTCGTCACCGTCGAGCGCGACGGCGACCGCGTCCTCGTCCACCTCTCCGGCGAGATCGACGACGAGCTGCGCCTCGACCTCGACGAGGCCGCCGCCCGCGTCGGCACCCTGCTGCGCAGCCGCCCGCGCGCCGGCGGGGACGCCGTGCACGTCGAGGCCACCGGCGTCAGCTTCATGGATTCCGCCGGGGCCGCGTTCCTGGCCCGCCTCGCCGTCCTCGCCCGCCCCGCGCGCGTCAGCGTCGCCCCCAGCCGGACCGTCGCGTTCCTCCTGGACGTCACGGCGCTCGCCGACGTCCTCGACGTCACCGGGGACGTCATCGAGGACGTCACCGGGGACGTGACCGACCCGGACGGGCGCGCGGGGTTCTGA
- a CDS encoding sugar phosphate isomerase/epimerase family protein, whose protein sequence is MVKIALDPTPFHPDHDLLELPDLVARAGYEHFQLAPHADVAPFFRHPKADDGLVAALRKTAADAGVTITSLLPVQRISWPDEDQRVAAVKNLRRVLQIAVDLGVQVLNTEFSGRPERSEDSEAAFYRSMEEIVPVLEREGLRLNLDPHPDDFVEDGLEAWRVVRGLNTDHVGVVYVASHTFHYGDRATTLLPLVGERLGAVYAADTFDHRRSHGLRYISNPPGNAARVHQHLRIGAGDVDWAQLFGTLKATGFLDREDAIVVSNVFAEDETALETSAYQLRTLRELIAGA, encoded by the coding sequence ATGGTGAAGATCGCTCTCGACCCCACCCCCTTCCACCCCGACCACGACCTGCTCGAGCTGCCGGACCTGGTGGCCCGCGCCGGGTACGAGCACTTCCAGCTCGCCCCGCACGCCGACGTCGCGCCCTTCTTCCGCCACCCCAAGGCCGACGACGGCCTCGTCGCGGCGCTGCGCAAGACGGCCGCCGACGCCGGGGTCACCATCACGTCCCTGCTGCCCGTGCAGCGGATCTCCTGGCCCGACGAGGACCAGCGCGTCGCGGCCGTGAAGAACCTCCGGCGCGTCCTGCAGATCGCCGTCGACCTCGGCGTGCAGGTGCTCAACACCGAGTTCAGCGGCCGGCCCGAACGTTCCGAGGACTCCGAGGCGGCGTTCTACCGCTCCATGGAGGAGATCGTCCCGGTCCTCGAGCGCGAGGGGCTGCGGCTGAACCTCGACCCCCACCCCGACGACTTCGTCGAGGACGGCCTCGAGGCGTGGCGCGTCGTGCGCGGGCTGAACACCGACCACGTCGGGGTCGTCTACGTCGCCTCGCACACGTTCCACTACGGCGACCGGGCCACCACCCTGCTGCCGCTGGTCGGCGAGCGCCTCGGCGCCGTCTACGCGGCCGACACGTTCGACCACCGCCGCTCGCACGGCCTGCGCTACATCTCCAACCCGCCCGGCAACGCCGCGCGCGTGCACCAGCACCTGCGCATCGGCGCCGGGGACGTGGACTGGGCGCAGTTGTTCGGCACGCTCAAGGCCACCGGGTTCCTCGACCGCGAGGACGCGATCGTCGTGTCCAACGTGTTCGCCGAGGACGAGACGGCCCTGGAGACGTCGGCGTACCAGCTCCGGACGCTGCGCGAGCTCATCGCCGGCGCCTGA
- a CDS encoding putative bifunctional diguanylate cyclase/phosphodiesterase: MARASSAPLFATTRVMGLTAGAFWTAGGTAAFAVIGWAPFPHPRDRTVLLVLATAAVLGGLLLARWGRHLPRVAFHGAAAAGTLLITLAVPLCPTTATALALTTVYSFVAIDVMFFFGWASGIAHLLSLFAAAAWALHGRAGVTPGVGATLAVVCVVITVVVGALVRRASDAQHDSLTGLRNRRGFDAALDAELLRTRHGAPLAAALLDVDHFKTVNDGQGHAAGDRLLQQLSAQLQEGLPAGAVLARYGGDEFALLLPGCSGAAALDLVDRLRATLAGAGCSAGVAGHLPGESGADLVRRADTALYAAKLAGRGRSRLDDLDSTELAHDLAQALAAGDVRAWFQPVVSPATGTLVGVEALARWLHPERGLVRPDEFITVAETTGLILDLGAAVLADACRGAVELARVHGPGLLLTVNVSGRELVAEGYGDRTLAAVRASGWPLEQLVVEVTESLLDASSGPALQALHRLRSAGVRVAIDDFGTGYSAFSRLDTLPADYLKLDHGFTAQITTSERRAGLLQALLSLSDALGLQVVAEGVEHEEQAALLASLGCPLAQGYLFSRPLPLDELLAAAPARQVARTTVGTVVEAVTA, from the coding sequence GTGGCTCGCGCGTCCTCCGCCCCCCTCTTCGCGACGACCCGCGTCATGGGTCTGACGGCGGGCGCCTTCTGGACCGCCGGCGGGACCGCGGCGTTCGCCGTGATCGGCTGGGCCCCCTTCCCCCACCCCCGGGACCGGACCGTCCTGCTCGTGCTGGCGACGGCGGCCGTCCTCGGCGGCCTCCTGCTGGCGCGCTGGGGCCGGCACCTGCCGCGCGTGGCGTTCCACGGCGCCGCGGCCGCCGGGACGCTGCTCATCACCCTCGCCGTCCCGCTGTGCCCCACGACCGCCACCGCGCTGGCCCTCACCACCGTCTACTCGTTCGTCGCCATCGACGTGATGTTCTTCTTCGGCTGGGCCTCCGGGATCGCGCACCTGCTGAGCCTGTTCGCCGCCGCGGCGTGGGCGCTGCACGGCCGCGCCGGGGTCACCCCCGGCGTCGGCGCGACCCTCGCCGTCGTGTGCGTCGTGATCACGGTCGTCGTCGGCGCCCTCGTGCGCCGGGCCTCCGACGCCCAGCACGACAGCCTCACGGGCCTGCGCAACCGGCGCGGCTTCGACGCCGCCCTGGACGCCGAGCTGCTCCGGACCCGCCACGGAGCCCCGCTGGCCGCCGCCCTCCTGGACGTCGACCACTTCAAGACCGTCAACGACGGCCAGGGCCACGCCGCCGGCGACCGGCTGCTGCAGCAGTTGTCGGCGCAGCTGCAGGAGGGCCTGCCCGCCGGCGCCGTGCTCGCCCGGTACGGCGGTGACGAGTTCGCCCTCCTGCTGCCCGGGTGCAGCGGCGCCGCCGCCCTCGACCTCGTCGACCGGCTGCGCGCCACCCTCGCGGGGGCGGGCTGCTCGGCCGGGGTCGCCGGGCACCTGCCCGGCGAGAGCGGCGCCGACCTCGTGCGCCGCGCCGACACCGCGCTGTACGCCGCCAAGCTCGCCGGCCGGGGACGCTCGCGCCTCGACGACCTGGACAGCACCGAACTGGCCCACGACCTCGCGCAGGCGCTCGCCGCCGGCGACGTGCGGGCCTGGTTCCAGCCCGTCGTCTCCCCCGCCACCGGCACCCTCGTCGGGGTCGAGGCCCTGGCCCGGTGGCTGCACCCCGAGCGCGGCCTCGTGCGGCCCGACGAGTTCATCACGGTCGCCGAGACCACCGGCCTGATCCTCGACCTGGGTGCGGCCGTGCTGGCCGACGCCTGCCGCGGCGCCGTCGAGCTGGCCCGCGTCCACGGCCCCGGCCTGCTGCTCACCGTCAACGTCTCCGGGCGCGAGCTCGTCGCCGAGGGGTACGGCGACCGCACCCTGGCCGCGGTCCGCGCCAGCGGCTGGCCGCTGGAGCAGCTCGTCGTGGAGGTCACCGAGAGCCTGCTCGACGCGTCCTCGGGCCCGGCCCTGCAGGCCCTGCACCGCCTGCGCTCGGCGGGGGTGCGCGTGGCCATCGACGACTTCGGCACCGGGTACTCCGCCTTCAGCCGGCTCGACACCCTGCCCGCCGACTACCTCAAGCTCGACCACGGGTTCACCGCGCAGATCACCACCTCCGAACGCCGGGCCGGGCTGCTGCAGGCGCTGCTGTCCCTGTCCGACGCCCTGGGGCTGCAGGTCGTCGCCGAGGGGGTCGAGCACGAGGAGCAGGCCGCGCTGCTGGCGAGCCTGGGGTGCCCGCTGGCCCAGGGGTACCTGTTCTCCCGCCCGCTCCCCCTGGACGAGCTGCTCGCCGCCGCGCCCGCCCGCCAAGTCGCCCGGACCACCGTCGGGACCGTCGTCGAGGCAGTCACCGCGTGA
- a CDS encoding histidine kinase N-terminal 7TM domain-containing diguanylate cyclase, with amino-acid sequence MNLTVPHVLTVVFVAGALLNAATAVLAWRHRTRTPAARALSAAAASLAVWAAVCAPQNLPLPQGLHDGLTYASFATILGAVVSLHLLARFVVDPHLRLSRAHVAHLVAVPAAVLLAVATDPLHHLVFTRIVPLGHAPWYDDRFGPLFWVHTAWCYLLLTDAAVRLARAWLTGSAVLRPQAGGLLLASTFPLAGNVAVLCGAHVLSGQDLTPLFFTLTGLLDAWVVLRLGLLRTVPVARAAVLETIDDHVVVIDAEGTVVDVNASGRAFLAARRPDLPADPVGVAASQFLTHRALADLTRGPLDYVLEYTPGYHVSVKVTALTDRRGRALGRVLVARDITDLVETRRRLEELQARLSEEAVRDPLTGLHNRRHLDPAAAQLLRLASPDGPVGVLVVDVDHFKSVNDRYGHAVGDEVLVAVAHALRAAAREGDLVARTGGEEFVLVLPGARPGTLARRAEDVRAACAAVRVRTPADTVRRTVSVGTASVTDPGTGLADVLARADAALYEAKESGRDRVVHSRDAQPADRG; translated from the coding sequence GTGAACCTCACCGTGCCCCACGTCCTGACCGTGGTCTTCGTCGCCGGGGCCCTGCTGAACGCCGCCACCGCCGTCCTGGCCTGGCGGCACCGCACCCGCACGCCCGCCGCGCGGGCCCTGTCCGCCGCCGCCGCCAGCCTGGCGGTGTGGGCCGCGGTCTGCGCGCCGCAGAACCTGCCGCTGCCGCAGGGGCTGCACGACGGCCTGACCTACGCCTCGTTCGCGACGATCCTGGGTGCCGTCGTGAGCCTGCACCTGCTGGCCCGGTTCGTCGTCGACCCGCACCTGCGGCTGTCGCGCGCGCACGTCGCGCACCTGGTCGCGGTCCCGGCGGCGGTCCTGCTCGCCGTGGCCACCGACCCGCTGCACCACCTGGTGTTCACGCGCATCGTCCCGCTCGGGCACGCCCCCTGGTACGACGACCGGTTCGGGCCGCTGTTCTGGGTCCACACCGCGTGGTGCTACCTGCTGCTGACCGACGCCGCCGTCCGCCTGGCCCGCGCGTGGCTCACGGGTTCGGCCGTCCTGCGCCCGCAGGCCGGGGGGCTGCTGCTGGCCAGCACGTTCCCGCTGGCCGGCAACGTCGCCGTCCTGTGCGGGGCGCACGTGCTGTCCGGGCAGGACCTCACCCCGCTGTTCTTCACCCTCACCGGGCTGCTCGACGCGTGGGTCGTGCTGCGCCTGGGCCTGCTGCGGACCGTCCCCGTCGCCCGCGCCGCCGTCCTGGAGACCATCGACGACCACGTCGTCGTCATCGACGCCGAGGGCACCGTCGTCGACGTGAACGCCTCCGGCCGCGCCTTCCTCGCGGCCCGCCGTCCCGACCTGCCGGCCGACCCCGTCGGCGTCGCCGCCTCGCAGTTCCTCACCCACCGCGCCCTGGCCGACCTGACCCGCGGGCCGCTCGACTACGTCCTGGAGTACACCCCCGGCTACCACGTGAGCGTGAAGGTCACCGCGCTGACCGACCGGCGGGGCCGGGCCCTGGGGCGCGTCCTGGTGGCCCGCGACATCACCGACCTCGTCGAGACCCGCCGTCGGCTCGAGGAGCTGCAGGCCCGGCTGTCCGAGGAGGCCGTGCGCGACCCGCTGACCGGGCTGCACAACCGCCGCCACCTCGACCCCGCCGCCGCGCAGCTGCTGCGCCTGGCCTCGCCCGACGGACCCGTCGGGGTGCTCGTCGTCGACGTCGACCACTTCAAGTCCGTCAACGACCGGTACGGCCACGCCGTCGGGGACGAGGTCCTCGTCGCCGTCGCCCACGCCCTGCGGGCCGCCGCGCGCGAGGGCGACCTGGTGGCCCGCACCGGCGGGGAGGAGTTCGTCCTCGTCCTGCCCGGCGCCCGCCCCGGCACCCTGGCCCGTCGGGCCGAGGACGTCCGCGCCGCCTGCGCCGCCGTCCGGGTGCGAACCCCGGCGGACACCGTGCGCCGCACCGTGTCCGTCGGCACCGCGTCCGTGACCGACCCCGGCACCGGCCTGGCCGACGTCCTGGCCCGCGCCGACGCGGCCCTGTACGAGGCGAAGGAGAGCGGGCGCGACCGCGTGGTGCACTCCCGGGACGCGCAGCCGGCCGATCGGGGTTAG
- a CDS encoding CHAP domain-containing protein, with amino-acid sequence MTQRKTRLLIATALVAVVPSLTSAASAQAASRDGTCDSGEFCYYYNSGQAGSLSDFTTSVSDYGSTQPQCYDFKSAGSGQGICVKNHAASVWNRTGKTVRVYYNSGFGGTHQDIGTGVRADLSATLKNDNASHQLLTTVVAGQTPRNDYDGKARGFAQDNCTAFAAYRIATRLGVPAFSNSWKTHWGDAGHWDDAARAVGVRVDKTPTVGAVAVNDVHKVGHVAYVNRVYSDGSFDVEEYNWNLDDPRSYGTRSHVHVSGAQRDFQWMLHF; translated from the coding sequence GTGACCCAGCGCAAGACCCGCCTCCTGATCGCCACCGCCCTGGTGGCCGTCGTCCCCTCGCTCACGTCCGCTGCCTCGGCGCAGGCGGCCTCGCGGGACGGCACGTGCGACAGCGGGGAGTTCTGCTACTACTACAACAGCGGCCAGGCGGGTTCGCTGTCCGACTTCACCACCTCGGTCAGCGACTACGGGAGCACCCAACCGCAGTGCTACGACTTCAAGAGTGCCGGCAGTGGTCAGGGGATCTGCGTCAAGAACCACGCCGCGTCGGTGTGGAACCGCACGGGCAAGACCGTCCGCGTCTACTACAACAGCGGTTTCGGCGGGACCCACCAGGACATCGGTACCGGCGTCAGGGCCGACCTCAGCGCCACCTTGAAGAACGACAACGCTTCCCACCAGCTCCTCACGACCGTCGTCGCGGGGCAGACCCCCCGCAACGACTACGACGGCAAGGCACGCGGGTTCGCGCAGGACAACTGCACCGCCTTCGCGGCGTACCGCATCGCCACCCGCCTCGGGGTGCCGGCGTTCTCCAACTCCTGGAAGACGCACTGGGGCGATGCGGGCCACTGGGACGACGCGGCCCGGGCGGTGGGGGTCAGGGTCGACAAGACCCCGACCGTGGGCGCCGTCGCCGTCAACGACGTCCACAAGGTCGGGCACGTCGCGTACGTCAACAGGGTCTACAGCGACGGTTCCTTCGACGTGGAGGAGTACAACTGGAACTTGGACGACCCCCGGAGCTACGGGACCCGATCCCACGTCCACGTCAGCGGGGCCCAGCGGGACTTCCAGTGGATGCTGCACTTCTGA
- a CDS encoding peptidase inhibitor family I36 protein produces the protein MRTRTVRTLATLTGLVALTALTAVGTAAPAGAAVRDGTCESGEFCYYYNSNQSGAVSDFRDSLDDYGTSQPTCFEFRGTGAGRGLCVKNNAASVWNRTSKTVRVYYNSNFAGAHQDFAAGTRGNLNATLKNNDASHEFLTAPPVSGCATDGTDERPPTSILVYRVALNRVDRVPFQTYVKNVLPNEWIASWPNASLDAGAVAVKNYAWHKALHSTSRTPAGQCFDVRDTTADQRYVPSSARASTSAAVERTWNTRLLRSGRILLAHYCKSPTACSGWVQGDWMSQEGSRDQAAAGRSSATILRSWYRDVVVAP, from the coding sequence ATGAGAACCCGTACCGTCCGAACCCTGGCCACGCTCACCGGCCTGGTGGCGCTGACCGCCCTGACCGCGGTGGGCACCGCCGCCCCCGCCGGGGCCGCGGTCCGCGACGGGACCTGCGAGTCCGGGGAGTTCTGCTACTACTACAACAGCAACCAGTCCGGGGCGGTCTCGGACTTCCGCGACTCCCTCGACGACTACGGAACGTCCCAGCCGACCTGCTTCGAGTTCCGGGGAACGGGGGCGGGGCGGGGGCTGTGCGTGAAGAACAACGCCGCCTCGGTGTGGAACCGCACGTCGAAGACGGTGCGGGTCTACTACAACAGCAACTTCGCCGGCGCCCACCAGGACTTCGCCGCCGGTACCAGGGGAAACCTCAACGCCACGCTGAAGAACAACGACGCGTCCCACGAGTTCCTCACCGCCCCGCCCGTCTCGGGCTGCGCGACCGACGGCACCGACGAACGGCCCCCGACGTCCATCCTGGTCTACCGGGTCGCCCTGAACCGGGTGGACCGCGTCCCCTTCCAGACCTACGTGAAGAACGTGCTGCCGAACGAGTGGATCGCCAGCTGGCCGAACGCATCGCTGGACGCCGGTGCCGTCGCGGTGAAGAACTACGCCTGGCACAAGGCCCTGCACTCGACCAGCAGGACACCCGCGGGTCAGTGCTTCGACGTCCGCGACACCACCGCCGACCAGCGGTACGTGCCCTCCTCGGCGCGCGCCTCCACCAGTGCCGCCGTCGAGCGCACGTGGAACACCCGGCTCCTGCGCAGCGGCAGGATCCTGCTGGCGCACTACTGCAAGTCGCCCACCGCGTGTTCCGGCTGGGTCCAAGGGGACTGGATGTCCCAGGAGGGTTCCCGGGACCAGGCTGCCGCGGGCAGGTCGTCCGCGACGATCCTCAGGTCGTGGTACCGGGACGTCGTCGTCGCACCCTGA
- a CDS encoding helix-turn-helix transcriptional regulator, which produces MLTEARLTLVRDLGLELLDAEAPQQVGLGLQFLQRLVPGDVAADVFVDGAGRAHITEVPELLVPPTATDPPDVVLTSPAIPYLLAHGRLPASRVEDLCSPREWALNPMRRELLVPHGVPHALLTAHLTTVPGGSPSIRCWGVNRSRPFRDEDVDALAAFEPFLRRAARDRAREALLLDLDHAVASGSGLLLFRAGTLSYCNDEAAELLESHRVPVETVAHLSRDVLSATQPNGTLPTARGGLRLRWRPALPGHSALVVSEAPAASAELPPLTPRQYSVLAHLSHGRTAVAIAHRLSVSERTVHKHLQNLYRTLGVNDRLNAVLVARSLGLLPVLAPSPPSERR; this is translated from the coding sequence ATGCTCACCGAGGCCCGACTCACGCTGGTCCGCGACCTCGGACTGGAGCTGCTCGACGCCGAAGCCCCCCAGCAGGTGGGGCTCGGCCTGCAGTTCCTGCAGCGCCTGGTCCCCGGGGACGTCGCCGCCGACGTCTTCGTCGACGGCGCCGGACGCGCGCACATCACCGAAGTGCCGGAGCTGCTGGTGCCACCGACGGCGACCGACCCCCCGGACGTCGTCCTGACCAGTCCCGCCATCCCGTACCTGCTGGCCCACGGCCGGCTGCCCGCGAGCCGCGTCGAGGACCTGTGCAGTCCACGGGAGTGGGCCCTCAACCCGATGCGCCGCGAACTCCTCGTGCCCCACGGCGTCCCGCACGCGCTGCTCACCGCGCACCTGACCACCGTCCCCGGTGGGTCGCCCAGCATCCGGTGCTGGGGCGTCAACCGCAGCCGTCCCTTCCGCGACGAGGACGTCGACGCCCTGGCCGCCTTCGAGCCCTTCCTGCGCCGTGCCGCCCGCGACCGGGCCCGCGAGGCCCTGCTGCTCGACCTCGACCACGCAGTGGCTTCGGGATCCGGCCTGCTCCTGTTCCGCGCCGGGACGCTCAGCTACTGCAACGACGAGGCGGCCGAGCTGCTGGAGTCCCACCGGGTACCGGTGGAGACCGTGGCGCACCTGAGCCGCGACGTCCTCAGCGCCACCCAGCCGAACGGGACGCTGCCCACCGCCCGCGGCGGTCTGCGACTGCGGTGGCGTCCGGCCCTGCCCGGGCACAGCGCCCTCGTGGTCTCCGAGGCCCCGGCGGCGTCGGCGGAGCTGCCACCACTGACTCCTCGCCAGTACTCCGTCCTGGCCCACCTCTCCCACGGCAGGACGGCGGTGGCCATCGCGCACCGGTTGAGCGTCAGCGAGCGCACGGTGCACAAGCACCTCCAGAACCTGTACCGCACCCTCGGGGTCAACGACCGGCTCAACGCCGTCCTGGTCGCCCGCTCCCTGGGACTGCTGCCGGTCCTAGCGCCGTCCCCGCCGTCGGAGCGCCGCTAG
- a CDS encoding RidA family protein, which yields MTSRKETFVFDPADGVPPQVGPFAHATRLGDLVFVTGQMPTDPATGRLVEGGIVEQAEQVRANLVAVLRQVGLTFDDALQVRVYLRNFDEHFEPFNERYRTWFAGPLPARTTVGVTGLAVGALVEIDLIAGR from the coding sequence GTGACCAGCCGCAAGGAGACCTTCGTCTTCGACCCCGCCGACGGCGTACCGCCCCAGGTCGGCCCGTTCGCGCACGCCACCCGCCTGGGCGACCTGGTGTTCGTCACCGGGCAGATGCCCACCGATCCCGCCACCGGCCGCCTCGTCGAGGGCGGGATCGTCGAGCAGGCCGAGCAGGTGCGCGCCAACCTCGTCGCCGTCCTGCGGCAGGTGGGCCTCACCTTCGACGACGCCCTGCAGGTCCGCGTCTACCTGCGGAACTTCGACGAGCACTTCGAACCGTTCAACGAGCGCTACCGGACGTGGTTCGCGGGTCCGCTGCCCGCCCGGACGACCGTGGGCGTGACGGGTCTGGCCGTCGGCGCCCTCGTCGAGATCGATCTGATCGCCGGCCGGTGA
- a CDS encoding CsbD family protein, with protein sequence MGIADKAENAAEKLAGQAEEAVGKATDDEKLQAEGRKDQASASTKQFGEDVKDAFKR encoded by the coding sequence ATGGGCATCGCCGACAAGGCCGAGAACGCCGCCGAGAAGCTCGCCGGGCAGGCCGAGGAGGCCGTGGGGAAGGCCACGGACGACGAGAAGCTGCAGGCCGAGGGTCGGAAGGACCAGGCGTCCGCCTCGACCAAGCAGTTCGGTGAGGACGTCAAGGACGCCTTCAAGCGCTGA
- a CDS encoding DUF6286 domain-containing protein: protein MTSPSSTPNLTAVPGAGTAHEDRPLTPASAPTGAGRIGAVGPVLAVLLLAVAVVLGREALLAWGALSGSRWLAPAADGLDGLRRSAPVVLAAGIVAVVVGLWLLVSAFARRSRRALTLRGAGAGVTTSTRDLARLATATATGTGGVLKASSTASRRSLEVHAHATSADVRGWLEQSLDDLVGGLEPRPRVKLHLHTPRVGGKDGTR from the coding sequence GTGACCAGTCCCAGCTCCACCCCGAACCTCACGGCGGTGCCCGGCGCGGGCACCGCCCACGAGGACCGTCCCCTGACCCCGGCCTCGGCCCCCACCGGCGCCGGCCGCATCGGCGCCGTCGGCCCCGTCCTGGCCGTCCTGCTCCTGGCCGTCGCCGTCGTCCTGGGCCGCGAAGCCCTCCTGGCGTGGGGCGCGTTGTCCGGCAGCCGCTGGCTGGCTCCGGCCGCCGACGGCCTCGACGGCCTGCGCCGCAGTGCACCGGTGGTCCTGGCCGCCGGGATCGTCGCCGTCGTCGTGGGTCTGTGGCTGCTCGTCAGCGCCTTCGCCCGCCGGTCCCGGCGCGCCCTGACCCTGCGCGGCGCCGGTGCGGGCGTCACCACCAGCACCCGCGACCTCGCCCGGCTGGCCACCGCCACCGCCACCGGCACCGGCGGCGTGCTCAAGGCCTCCAGCACGGCGTCCCGCCGGTCCCTGGAGGTTCACGCCCACGCGACCTCCGCCGACGTCCGGGGGTGGCTCGAGCAGTCCCTCGACGACCTGGTCGGCGGGCTGGAACCCCGGCCCCGCGTCAAGCTCCACCTCCACACGCCCCGCGTGGGCGGGAAGGACGGCACCCGATGA